The nucleotide sequence CAGATGGGAAACCTAGGAAGTTTATATATAACTGAGTTAAATCCCTGGAATCCTACTACTGAAAATCAGATTTGAGAAATACTTAAAACTACAGTATTAGTCACAAAATAATTCAGACAGTGGATTAGGATGTACTCTGCCTGGTCAAATCTTGTTCTGGCAAATTGTGCCCCCACcctctgcttctttcttccttacTCCCCAAATGATACCATTTAATGGCTTGTaagaatggaaagaaacagttttaaGAGCTTCTTAAATGTACGGGAACAAGCTTTTAGCCTCACCATATTGGATTTTTACATTAGTACAAagcttcaaattaaaattttagatAAAGGACAACCTTCCTAActttctgctgctgaagcagtGTTTCACAGGCATCAGTCAGTTCAAGAAGGTGTTAAGGAAAACACAAAGAgcatccccatgtcccccagcTCTGACCACATGTAGCCTGTGCACAGGACTGCAGAGGGCACAGAGACGGCACCAGCAGCCCAGCCTCTGTCCCACAGCTGAGCCGGGGACAGCCAGCAGAACCTACATATTGTCAGCCCAGGCGTCTACCCAGCACATTGTAGAGCATAATGGTCAATCTAACTCAGAGAGATACAGATATGTGAGAAATAAGATACAATTTCTTTACTAAAAAATAGCAGTTTTATTGGCAATGAACTAATGACCTTTGTACGTTGTAGCCACTCACTTCTGCATCTGGTTGTTTCACTGCCTGCATGAATTAGCTATGAGGATCTCAGCTCAGTGCCAGGCACCAGGGTCTGCAGCATGAGGCCTTTCCAGAGCCAAATGTAACTGATATGGAGAACAGCCACACAGGTGCCAAGTCTTGGTAGCACTTccctgattagaaaaaaaaaaatcaaccttagcaccaaaatagctttattttccaTTATGTCTTGTAACCAAACAAGTGATTCATTAGACTTTTTATTAACTCTTAAGGGGCACATTTCCACTCAAATAAAAGGGTGCTACTTAATTATAGTCAGCTGAACTTCATTCATTTACACCTGCCGTGAGTTTGGGGTTATATTTTTGCAAATAACATACTGGCTTTAGGTTATGTGCATTTCTTCACATATATATTAGTTTAACAAAAGGAGGCATGCGGGATGTATCTAGTCCAGGCTTTTCTTTGCAGTCTAACAAAGACGCTAACccagtttttaataaaattaattgatCAACATAGGAACAAACCCTTGAGTTTCCTCATCTGTCAAGAAAGACAGTCCCTGATAGTTGTTCCTTCCTACTGTTACACTTCCTTTTGATAGCCCAATAGGTTGAGTTTGAAAGGTGTTGCATAGCACACTTGAGAAGATGCAGTGAATACACTCAGAAACACTAAATTTCAATAATATTTATCAGCAGATGACCACTTCACATTTCTACCTCAGGATACTTCATAGGTTAAACAGCCCTAAGTTGTTTGCCAAGAAACATTGGACAGGAGAAGATATTGACTGCTGACTGATAATGATCTTCTCCCTGAATTAAAGGGCCCATCATAACATAGAAGAGTCTCCTGGTGGAAATTTGGCAGTTGGATGAGATATAAAGCCAAGATTAATTGTGGGCACTAAGAACACTGTGGCTTGTCTGTTCCGGTTTTGTAATAAGTAAACATTAAGTGGAGTGACGCAATAAATTATAAACCATATAATTACATTTCCTCTGCCTACACTCTCCCTGCATTTCTAACTAACGCTGCTCATCCTTATTTCCTCATCCAAGTCATTTAGGAGTGTTGCTGTGTGCTCTTAGCAGTGGCTGTGTTCCAGATCAAAGGTACCTCCATTTTCATGCTGGATGATCTCATTTTTATTCAGCCTTCAGAGATGTAGTAAGCCTTAATTACTTTAACAAACAATTACAAAATACTTTGAGTTCTTTGCATGAAACAGagattattatttaataataatattgtGAAATAGTTTTTGTAAGTATTGGACCAAATATCAGTTCTCTGATTGGGAGAAATGCATACATTAATCTCCCTATCAAGTTATAGCTCCCTACTAAATAgatttcaaaatcaaaatgttaCCAAACTTTGATTCTAGAAACAACTAAGGCCCACAGGACTAAGAATGTCAGAGCTCTTCTATTCTGAACTATGTTCTTCCTCTTAATGTTTTattatcttctctcctttttctttcctcttcttccatcAGTGCGGATGGCACATATGAAGTTTCGCTATACACAAATGCAATTGTAAAGAATAATGGAAGCATTCGCTGGTTGCCACCAGCCATTTACAAGAGTGCCTGCAAGATTGAAGTTAAGCATTTCCCATTTGATCAACAAAACTGCACATTAAAGTTCCGTTCTTGGACATATGATCATACAGAAATTGATATGGTGCTTAAAACTTCCATGGCAAGCATGGACGACTTTACGCCAAGTGGAGAGTGGGACATTGTAGCACTCCCAGGAAGAAGGACTGTAAATCCCTCGGACCCCAATTATGTCGATGTGACATATGACTTCATTATTAAAAGGAAACCTCTTTTTTATACCATCAATCTTATCATTCCCTGTGTGCTAATTACATCCTTAGCCATCCTGGTGTTCTACTTGCCTTCAGACTGTGGTGAAAAAATGACCTTATGCATATCCGTGTTGCTTGCCTTGACTGTGTTCTTGCTGCTGATCTCCAAAATTGTCCCTCCAACATCTTTAGATGTTCCACTGATTGGGAAGTATCTCATGTTTACAATGGTACTAGTGACCTTCTCCATAGTTACCAGTGTCTGTGTACTCAACGTCCACCATAGATCTCCAAGTACTCACACTATGCCCCCTTGGGTAAAGCTGGTTTTCCTTGAAAGACTCCCAGCCTATCTGTTCATGAAGCGTCCAGAAAATAATTCTccacagcaaaagctgtgcaactgcaaaaagacaaaagcagagaATCCTTGTATGGAGTCAGCCGACTTCTACAAGAACTCTACCTATTTTTTGAATACAGCCTCTGCCAAAAAATATGATATGAAAATCACTGAGACTCTTGACAATGTCAGCAGTCATCGAGATTTTAGATTAAGAACAGGCACAAAAttttctcctgaagtccaagAAGCAATTGATGGAGTCAGTTTTATAGCAGAGCACATGAAAAGTGATGACAACGACCAGAGTGTaagtaaaaatgagaaatcaTTCCAGTCTTTCCAAACTTCATCTCCTGTCCTCCTCTGTAACATGCTGTTCTTCAGAAAGCATATTTGAACTCCCTAGCTATTCTAAAGTTTTTAGAGAGATTCTAGCTATAGCTtataagaagaaataatttttgccaTTCAAAGAACTTACTGAATAGCAATTTGGTAAATGCCAATACTGTCCTGGAAAGTAACATGGCTATTTCTACAAAGAGAGAATGCTGATTGTCCAGTAAGTCATGAAACACCCCTGAAAAAGCTGTGCTGTCACATTCAAGTACTGtttggcagggaaaaaaattaatattcagtTCCAGgttggaaaaagaatatttttccccATTGTATTCAGTAAGACTGTGACTCAACCCATGGCCAGGCCATTTTTACCAGCAACAAGCTACCTGCAGCTCAAGCATTTATTGATGTAACTGGGCATAGAAGGAGGATTTAGTAAAATTGGTAAAAGACCTTCGCAAACACCCTCTCCGGGCTAATATATCTGTACATATATGGCGAACATAATGGGTAGGATCAAAATCCTAATGCCAGCAGAGCTGACACTTCTTTCATTTGAGTTAAATCAGACTCATTATTGGCTATGAGAAGTGCTTTATCCAGGATGCATTtaagcagtgctgctgctgccctatTCACTTACCCTACTCATGTGCTACTAGCTAACACACTAAAGTTGATACAAATACAGTGTGAATAATGCTTGGAAAAACTCAGATGGTTCAGATTTTTGTTTAGACTAGCACCCGTGGTTGGGAAAAATCATCTTCATACCTACCAGTGTCCTCTCTCTGACCCAGATCCCAGTCAGACTCTAGGTTCTCTATTCCTGTTGTGCTCACCCTCCCTCAGCCAAGAAGATTATTAAATAAAGTCTGGTTTCTGATCTTGCAGAAGTCCCTTGAGGAGCATGCCGCTGAGTAGTTCATGTTTTCTATTAACTGAAATTACTGTCAATATAAATAAAGAAGATCAGCTATTAACATTAGACATGAGCTCGTAAACATTGACTGAACAGAAGCAGActtcacagaggagaaaaaaagttttctaataGTTCAGAAGTTCTTACAAGAATGTGTTGCACACTAAAGGAACTACAAAGTTTCCAGTTGATATTAAGAACAATTTTCAAGGGTATTTTATACACTAGAAATTAATTGAATGCTTTTCATACAAGGTCCTCTGATACTACATATCACTTCTCCAGATTCATAATTTTAATCTCTGCTTTCTTCATTCATTATCATGGTCTGATAAGAACTGCTCACGTACATTTACTACAGTATGATCTCAGAAGCACACAATTCCCATTAGCAGCAGTAGAAGTTAAAAGTGggcactgaagaaaaaatatgtgATGTTCTAATATGAGACAGGAGATAATTGACAAGCATGGTAAAGTCATTGCGGTGAGGATGTCCCATGTGTAACTAGGatgaatgagagaggaaaaaataatcactcCTGAGATGCAAATGAAGATTGATATATTCTCCCTTTACAATAATAGCCTGATAGTCACTTCGGTTTGAAAACAGAATCTAAGGCCATGACTTTCACAGACAACATATGCAAGGCAAAAAGGgattttaataaaagcaacagtATTAATATGCATTAAAACCCTTGATTAAGATGACTGCTGATAAGAAAAGAATTCTAAAGCTAACCTTATTTAACATCTATTTTTGTCCACTGAGATTAATAGCATCTGCAaactaaaattaaagaaaaaaattccttaattGGATTATACTGTGAGACCTTCCAGACTGGCTTCCACCAGGTGGCCGTGCTCAGTACCTGATGCATCCAAGACATCtaagaaatatttacagtatttttctccACTGCCCACAATGATTGTAGGAGAAAAATCCCTTACCAAGCCTAAAGTCAGTTTATTCCCTGAACCttgagatttgttttcttttattttcataaacaaaaacTTGGCAttagcaagaggaaaaagaatatgACAAATTGCTAATATCTTTAATTGGCTTTTTCTTCCAGGTCATTGAAGATTGGAAGTATGTTGCCATGGTAGTGGACAGGCTGTTTCTCTGGATATTCGTCCTTGTTTGTGTCCTGGGGACTGTTGGATTATTTCTGCAGCCACTTTTTCAAAACCACACTGCTGCGATGAACCCTTAGTCATCATTTAAAATTGCCAGACTTACATAGATGTTTGGTCTCATTCTGCTCTCAGTTTCCCTCTGTTAAATTCACAGAGATGCCGACTGAGTTGCTCTTACATCTGATTTAGAGTAGGGAAATGGAAAGAAGAACTCAACAACTTATGATAgggaaaaaatcccaaaacaaacagaaaactattattttttccaaacagtTCAGTACTTCTGGTGATATCTTGGCccttttttcaattatttaaagTCTGAACATTACAGAGAAAGGCTTTGACTGTACAATACGACATCCTGGCTCACAagcattattattaaaaaagtattttacataTGTTGCCACAGGaaggacattttctttccttagaaTACTGCAATTTCCCTATTACAAAGAAGGTATTGCTATgacatttatttccttcaaatgCATCAAAACCGTGTCTGATTTATAAAGAGCCTTACAGCTGGAATCACTGTTTAGCTGTTTGAGTATAATATTTAAAACTGAACTGAGAAACAGAGACATACTTCTGAGGTAACCACTAACAGGTTTCTCACGTTGCCATCTCTGATAGCTGAGTGATCAACAGAGGCCAAATTAATATATGATAAACAAACATGTATATACTCTGTTCAAtcatgaaatataaataaaatgtaaaattttcctTTATACAGATTTAGTCCTGAAATGTTCCTGCAACTTTAATAGCTCATGTAACTGGGGTTCATACACACTTCAACGAATCTAAGGCTAAGAGCACAGGAAAGCATCAAGAGAAGACACCTGTGAAAGGCAGTTAGAATGAGGAGAAGACACCTGAGAACAAATGGACCTGCATATTTTGCTGGGGAGGTTTTAATGTAGATTTAAGTATAATCCTCAAAAAATTAGCTAGGAAAGCACAGTCTTAAAGTCTTTGGCAAAGGACAGATCAAGGCCCTAGACTCCCATCACAGCACAATCCCACCACACTTTGTTCCAAGTAGCTTGTAACCTGCAAAAAGAGAAGTGGGCTCCTGGCATTTTCCAAGCTAAACCAATCTCACCTTTTCCTCGGGGTGCTGTCAGAACACATAACCATTGATGGGTACAACCAATGACTGGTGAACAAACTGTTAAAATCCACTACTACTTGTGAAGGGGATTTAAGGCTCACCTGTCCCAGGGGAGGATTAGCTGACACCTAAACCTGTGTTCTTCAACAAGCCACAGATGAAGACAGCTCTGGCTCTATTTGCCCTCATCAAACTGAGCCACATCTCTACCTAGATCACCATTCCCAGGCAGCTACAGATAACGACATAGATTTAGACATGCCAAAACAGCTAGACCAACACTTTTCCAATTGTTCAAAGCAACTCTAGGACCTCTGCTGATTCCTGTGTTCACTCCTTCCCTGTCCACGTGCTGAAGTCCCCAGCACTGCAGCCACACACCCACCCCTGAGCACCGGAAGGGCTCTCCTGAGGGTCTGAGCACTGCAGCATGGCCTGGTGCGCCGCAGCCTAGGAAAGATACAATGAAAAAGTATCAGAAGTGGGGTGGGTGATGCTAGGTGAGTAGCAGCATCTCCCTTCGGTCGTATGCTAGAAGACAGAATGGTTGTAACAATGCCATCCACCCTTCCACTCCCCTTCCTCTATGCACTGTATCTGTGTCCATCACTGAAGACAGGGCAAGAAGATGAAGGATGACTGTAGGACAGCCCTATTAATGCAGGTGTGCCCTGTGACCATTGAAGCTGCCACATCCTCCTCTCCCAGAGGGTAGCAATGCTCTGGTCATCTCCCCAAACATTAAGCGTTCTGGACATTTCCCATGGTGACTGGTGGGCGGTGTAAAGTTTAAATGGGTCAAACCTGCTTTCCCTGCCTCAAATGTCTTCTCCTTctcaaaggagagagagagagcagagctATTTCTCTGCAGGCAACTGAAACAACAGCTGTGATGTGAGATGGGGCACAGGAGCCCGTAGGGAGCAGAGGGGGTACCCTCAACCACACAGGAAAATGCTCCTCTATGTTAGGTTATATGCCAGGAGTTGATGTGGCACAGAACATCACAAGCACACGTGCACACACTGTCCCAGCTGCTGAACAGTTTTTTCTGCTTACAGAGAAGCCAGAGGGAAGCCagagcagctgccagcactgTGCAGACTGTGTAAAGGTGAAGCCCCTTTAAATCCCACAATAACCCTGAACAATGACTCTGAAAGAGGCACTGCAGACCTCAGCACAGACTTAAACACTCTCGTGAACTACTACACACTCCTGCAGGGCAGAAGGGAGAGGGACTCAGCCACCCAAGCAACCAAGGTTGCAGGAAGTCAGCCATGGACCCTGCAGTCCACCCAACTGACACTGGAcctgtgcagagcagagaccCCTCTCTCTGCTCTTTTCACCCGGCACCAACAGCACTTTTGTCTCTGCCCTGCTCTCACCCTCCTACCAGTCACTACTTCTCACCCCGGTCCCTTCTTCTACTTCTTCTTATCCTCCCCCTCACTGCCTGAATGTGACTGAAATGAGGCCTCCAGTACTCTCATCTCCTAGCTGGCCTTATCTTTACAAGCAGTAATAACTGATAACGCTTGGCTCTGTAACTGCAGCCTTCAGCTGAATTATCCCCAGCATAGACAAAAGTTTTAGAAAGGATTTGGCGGCTCAGCTAGCAGCTAACACAGAGCACAGGCAGATGGAGGCCTCAGATTTGACAAACCCAGCAAAAGCTTAAAAAAGGCACATCACTGGCCCCAAGGAGATCCCTTCAGAACTAGAGCTCCTCATCCAGGAAATGGTGGGCTCTGGTGCTTTCCGTACACTGTAGCCACCTTATTCCTTTTTTAATCACGAGTGAAGCAATATACTGTTC is from Strix aluco isolate bStrAlu1 chromosome 12, bStrAlu1.hap1, whole genome shotgun sequence and encodes:
- the CHRNB4 gene encoding neuronal acetylcholine receptor subunit beta-4, translating into MRNTYTLFLFVASSFYFNGSTAADAEEKLMNHLLSPDRYNKLIRPAVNSSQLVSIELQVSLAQLISVNEREQIMTTNVWLNQEWIDYRLAWKPSDYEGINKLRIPAKHIWLPDIVLYNNADGTYEVSLYTNAIVKNNGSIRWLPPAIYKSACKIEVKHFPFDQQNCTLKFRSWTYDHTEIDMVLKTSMASMDDFTPSGEWDIVALPGRRTVNPSDPNYVDVTYDFIIKRKPLFYTINLIIPCVLITSLAILVFYLPSDCGEKMTLCISVLLALTVFLLLISKIVPPTSLDVPLIGKYLMFTMVLVTFSIVTSVCVLNVHHRSPSTHTMPPWVKLVFLERLPAYLFMKRPENNSPQQKLCNCKKTKAENPCMESADFYKNSTYFLNTASAKKYDMKITETLDNVSSHRDFRLRTGTKFSPEVQEAIDGVSFIAEHMKSDDNDQSVIEDWKYVAMVVDRLFLWIFVLVCVLGTVGLFLQPLFQNHTAAMNP